One Campylobacter sp. MG1 genomic window carries:
- the era gene encoding GTPase Era, with the protein MKSGFVSVIGRTNAGKSTMINSLLGENICLVSHKENATRRKMNVVIMHDENQIILIDTPGLHESNKNFNQLLIEAAKKSLDECDLIVFVMSIFDSLDEYKKFLDLKPKVEHIVVINKVDLVEPKKLLDKLEEFNKLDIVPNIIPYSSKNKFYKNKLLDEMVKYLPEHPYFFDPEFSTDKTTKDVIKELIIESIYQNLSDELPYCCEVLINKIIEKDNFLTIYADIITDSENHKAMLIGRNANTIKRIGIVARKRIAEVFLLKINLKLVAKVQKKWYDDERFLKKIGIMSNH; encoded by the coding sequence ATGAAAAGCGGTTTTGTAAGTGTAATCGGCAGAACAAATGCCGGTAAAAGCACAATGATTAATTCTTTACTAGGCGAAAATATTTGCCTAGTATCACATAAAGAAAATGCCACAAGAAGAAAAATGAATGTGGTAATAATGCACGATGAAAATCAAATAATATTAATAGATACTCCAGGCCTACACGAAAGCAATAAGAATTTCAATCAACTATTAATAGAAGCTGCTAAAAAGAGCTTAGATGAGTGTGATTTGATTGTATTCGTTATGAGTATTTTTGATAGTTTAGATGAATATAAAAAATTTTTAGATTTAAAGCCAAAGGTTGAGCATATTGTAGTTATAAACAAAGTTGATTTGGTTGAACCTAAAAAATTATTGGATAAATTAGAAGAATTTAATAAATTAGATATTGTTCCTAATATCATTCCTTATTCATCAAAAAATAAATTCTATAAAAATAAATTATTAGATGAGATGGTAAAGTATTTACCAGAACACCCATATTTTTTTGACCCAGAATTTAGCACTGATAAAACAACTAAAGATGTTATTAAAGAATTAATAATAGAAAGCATTTACCAAAATTTAAGTGATGAATTGCCATATTGTTGTGAAGTGTTAATTAATAAAATTATAGAAAAAGATAATTTTTTAACTATTTATGCCGATATTATTACAGATTCAGAAAATCATAAAGCAATGCTAATTGGTCGAAATGCTAATACAATTAAGCGTATTGGAATAGTTGCTAGGAAAAGAATTGCTGAAGTTTTTTTATTAAAAATTAACTTAAAGTTGGTTGCAAAAGTTCAAAAAAAATGGTATGATGACGAGAGATTTTTGAAAAAAATCGGTATTATGTCAAATCATTAA